In a genomic window of Tachysurus vachellii isolate PV-2020 chromosome 13, HZAU_Pvac_v1, whole genome shotgun sequence:
- the p2ry10 gene encoding putative P2Y purinoceptor 10 yields the protein MMSTQNASFAGVHNSNCSDQTADQRWEESMNKLYTYVYLFIFIPGILENSIALWMLCRFISKKTKAIIFMINLAIADLAHVLSLPLRVYYYITLTWPFGKGLCLLCFYLKYLNMYASIAFLVCISIQRCAFLMRPFCARQWKRRYDVRISIVVWLIVGCCCSPFIVMRNISQIPHHKTSTPENTIKHNETCFKDLPMRKLSLKIAVAIMSSGELLGFVAPLTIIILCSYFIMHSLKQSLGHSVSVNEKRRALRMVLVCTGVFLFCFAPYHINFFLYMMVSQDIITQCSLRQAVKQFHPISLCIASLNCCLNPLIYYFLTTEFRQQLSRQGSSILRGRLMSMESTSSYREAPS from the exons ATGATGTCCACCCAAAATGCCTCATTTGCTGGGGTTCACAACTCCAATTGTTCAGACCAAACTGCAGATCAAAGGTGGGAAGAGAGCATGAATAAACTCTACACCTATGTCTACCTGTTCATCTTCATCCCAGGCATACTAGAGAACAGCATCGCGCTCTGGATGCTATGTCGCTTTATAAG TAAGAAGACTAAAGCCATCATCTTCATGATCAACCTAGCCATCGCTGACCTGGCCCATGTCCTGTCCTTGCCATTGCGTGTCTACTACTACATCACTCTCACCTGGCCATTTGGAAAGGGGCTGTGCTTGCTCTGCTTCTACCTGAAATATCTTAACATGTATGCTAGCATTGCCTTCTTGGTCTGCATTAGTATCCAACGCTGTGCTTTCCTGATGCGCCCATTTTGTGCTAGGCAGTGGAAGCGGCGCTATGATGTTCGCATTAGCATAGTTGTGTGGTTGATTGTTGGTTGTTGCTGCTCTCCCTTCATCGTGATGAGAAACATCTCTCAAATCCCACATCACAAAACCTCCACCCCAGAGAACACAATAAAGCACAATGAAACCTGCTTCAAGGACTTGCCCATGAGGAAACTGAGCTTGAAAATAGCAGTGGCCATAATGTCCTCTGGTGAGCTCCTGGGTTTTGTGGCCCCACTGACTATCATTATCTTATGTTCTTATTTCATCATGCATTCTTTAAAGCAGAGCTTGGGGCATAGTGTCTCAGTAAATGAGAAGAGAAGGGCCTTGCGCATGGTCTTAGTGTGCACTGGCGTATTCCTCTTCTGTTTTGCCCCCTACCACATCAACTTCTTTCTGTATATGATGGTTTCACAAGACATCATTACCCAGTGTTCTTTACGACAGGCAGTTAAACAGTTCCATCCAATCTCACTGTGCATTGCCAGCCTCAACTGCTGCCTGAATCCACTTATATACTATTTCCTAACCACAGAGTTCCGGCAGCAGCTCAGTCGACAGGGCAGCTCTATATTAAGAGGGCGGCTGATGAGTATGGAGAGCACCTCATCATATAGAGAAGCACCTTCCTGA
- the lpar4 gene encoding lysophosphatidic acid receptor 4 encodes MASLALNETGLEDCGIDDSFKYKLYGVVYSIAFVLGLITNCASLFVFCCRMKIRNETTLFMTNLALSDLIFVFTLPFKIYYNIRRHWPFGDGLCKISGGAFITNIYGSMLFLTCISVDRFLAIVYPFRSRAIRTRRNAGIVCALIWLLILGGGMSVTFFSATNQANTITTCFEGFSQKTWKTYLSKITIFIEIVGFLIPLLINLACSSMVLRTLRKPATLCQIGTNKKRVLRMIVVHLAIFIVCFVPYNSVLFVYAMVRTQALASCWLERLARILYPVTLCVATLNCCFDPVVYYFTSESFKKSLSTGKCQMKQESTPRTEGPVSSKENTETEKVETYCVSSNGKERVTETQF; translated from the coding sequence ATGGCAAGTCTGGCTCTTAACGAGACAGGGCTGGAGGACTGCGGCATTGATGATTCCTTCAAGTACAAAttgtatggtgtagtgtacagtatcgCGTTCGTGTTGGGTCTCATCACCAACTGTGCTTCACTCTTTGTTTTCTGCTGTCGTATGAAGATACGCAATGAGACTACTCTCTTTATGACCAACTTGGCATTATCAGacttaatttttgtatttacgCTACCTTTTAAAATCTACTATAACATCAGGCGCCACTGGCCATTTGGCGATGGGCTGTGCAAGATCTCCGGAGGAGCCTTCATCACCAACATCTATGGCAGCATGCTCTTCCTCACATGCATCAGTGTGGACCGCTTCCTGGCCATTGTTTACCCTTTTAGATCACGTGCCATCCGTACTCGCCGCAATGCTGGCATTGTATGTGCTCTGATCTGGTTGCTGATCCTGGGTGGAGGTATGTCTGTGACCTTCTTCTCTGCAACCAACCAGGCCAACACCATCACTACTTGCTTTGAAGGCTTCTCCCAAAAAACCTGGAAGACCTACCTGTCTAAGATCACTATCTTCATCGAGATAGTGGGTTTCCTCATTCCGTTGCTCATCAACCTGGCCTGTTCCTCCATGGTGCTACGAACTCTCCGAAAGCCAGCTACACTCTGCCAAATTGGCACCAACAAGAAGCGTGTATTGCGCATGATTGTGGTACATTTAGCCATTTTCATTGTCTGCTTTGTGCCATACAactctgttctgtttgtttacGCTATGGTGCGCACTCAAGCCTTGGCAAGCTGCTGGCTCGAACGATTAGCACGAATTCTTTATCCTGTAACGCTCTGTGTGGCAACCCTCAACTGCTGCTTTGATCCAGTGGTATATTACTTCACTTCAGAGTCTTTTAAGAAGTCTCTGTCCACAGGAAAATGTCAAATGAAGCAGGAAAGTACGCCCCGCACTGAAGGGCCTGTGTCTAGCAAAGAGAACACAGAGACTGAAAAAGTAGAAACTTATTGTGTGTCCAGTAATGGAAAAGAACGGGTTACAGAGACTCAGTTTTGA